One part of the Glycine soja cultivar W05 chromosome 11, ASM419377v2, whole genome shotgun sequence genome encodes these proteins:
- the LOC114374983 gene encoding uncharacterized protein At4g18490-like isoform X4, with translation MDKWGITTSKNDHSIDSSDNQKSSTPFLKRKTIEASDADFTLLRPLKCISQSSPSKSRSSKESSEEVVGEVESMPNNLLYNHSTSGLKSSPVIKVTEVEIHDPLLMEDNNNVEKAEAYIKELEDICNMLKKKQDEAKELLVQAIVNDNNLLILDHPIHEEEIRKVQKFASQLMPKGIQTRSAEVQEKGKKEKRKETSFSSKAFCISLKILVRLSS, from the exons ATGGACAAATGGGGTATTACAACATCAAAGAATGACCATTCTATTGACAGCAGTGACAATCAGAAGTCCTCAACCCCATTTTTGAAGAGGAAAACTATTGAG GCTTCTGATGCTGATTTTACATTGTTGAGGCCCCTAAAGTGCATCTCCCAGTCTTCTCCTAGTAAAAGCAG AAGTTCtaaagaatcttcagaagaaGTTGTTGGAGAG GTAGAGAGTATGCCCAACAATTTACTCTACAATCATTCAACCTCTGGACTTAAAAGTTCACCTGTGATTAAAGTGACGGAAGTGGAAATACATGATCCTTTACTCATGGAAGATAATAACAATGTTGAAAAGGCTGAAGCGTATATTAAAGAACTTGAGGAT ATTTGTAACATgctgaaaaagaagcaagatgAAGCAAAAGAATTATTAGTTCAAGCCATTgtgaacgacaataacttgcTGATCCTTGACCATCCCATTCATGAAGAAGAA ATTCGAAAGGTACAGAAGTTTGCTTCCCAGTTGATGCCCAAGGGGATTCAAACTAGATCGGCTGAG GTacaggaaaaaggaaaaaaagaaaaaagaaaagaaactagCTTTTCATCCAAAGCCTTTTGCATTTCTTTGAAAATTCTAGtcagactttcttcttga